A region of the Arachis hypogaea cultivar Tifrunner chromosome 15, arahy.Tifrunner.gnm2.J5K5, whole genome shotgun sequence genome:
tattttcttttcacgTCATGGACTGATACATTGGCATTATTTTAGTATGAGAAAGTATTAGGAGCTAATATATTTTCAACTAATAAAATAGACAATAATTCATCATTAAAAaggaatatttaaaactaaaaaaaaaatgaaaacatccaaaattcaactaaaaaagatatctaaaaaagaaataaactaaatctaattagaatttagaatttagaatttagaatttagagtaACCGACAATGGGTGGCAAGCAATGGTCGATGGTGCATGGTGGTAGAATGGTATGGTTGGCGGTGATAGTAGGTGGCTTAGTGGTCCGTAATGGATGAAATTGTAGTGTTGAGAggaatgaaaaagtaaaaaaggGTACATgagtaatttaaaaataaaatatattatttttatatttgttttattgAGGTTTTGGCTAACCCAATACTTAATGACTGAATGATATTAGTTTCCTAACATTATTCTTttagtctttttatttttaaaagaccaAATTTCTTTCACTCCAAAAAAACAGACACCAAGATTCTTTTTCCCAACTATTTGATTAAATCTTTGAAGAATTGGCTgtaattctaaatttaattatgTTTCTTTTAATTGATTAAACATTCATTTTTGGTATTTCATTCGCCGGcctttatttatatcatataaaAATAGCTTTGAAGAGTGTTTATTTCTGTGTATGTTTCAGATTATTATTGAGAAAAAGTACCAGAAgacaacccccccccccccttctctctttttctcttcctctctttctgcGGCGAAAAAAGAAAAGctatacttttaaaaataaattatttcggatactaaaaaagttttaaatatagAAGATACCATGATGATTTTAAATAGAAACTAATATCTCAAccgtaaaattaataaattattaacacGACTTATTTTGATAGGGCCATTTTCAGAATATGACAATCAagggaccaaaaaaaaaaaatcaagggaATCTGGTCTATTCTTCTAAGATTTATAGTTGTAAAAGCCTTTTTTCCATAAAAGAAATTCCTAAGAAAATAGGTCAGATTCATCGGAGTTTCTTTCACGAAAAAAAGGATCCAACAAATATGAATCATGGAATAATAGATCATGTTCCGTTGATTGCCATGTTATTTAAAATATATGGCCTACCAGGATAAGTCTTTTATGGTTGACTTCACAATTGAGATCTCTAAAGATGAAGGATCCACCTCAACTATTATTCCAAAGCCGTCTCTTGAAAATCTATAATGAGTTAGTTTTTCTAAATATTGTTTAGATCAATCAATCTTTTATTCCGGAATATGGACAATCAGATTTATTGACTAAATTTTTTCTTTGGCTTGAGATTAATGGAGTACACTAATATTATTTTCTATGATTGCCAAATTAAGTTACTATAAAGGTTTCAGCAAAATTGGAAtacataaacaaaattttttgagaAAGCTAAAGTGATGTCATTTTTTAGGCCTTCACCAGGAAAAAAAAACCTCATTTACTATATCATCTTTGTCTTTATTAATGAGTATGACTGTGAGAAACTACGATTTTTTTTTCCAGGTAGCTGAGTGCCTGATGGTTTTAAACCTCTCCAGTTGCCACCATTTAGTTGCAATTCCGGATTTAACTGGTTACCATTGTCTAAAAAAGATTATATTGGAGAACTGCACTGCTTTAACTAGGATTCATGAATCAGTTGGAAATTTAAGTACCCTGGTTCACTTGAACTTAGGCGCATGCCATAACCTTGTTGAGTTACCTAGTGATGTCTCTGGGTTGAAACATCTCGAGGACTTGATTCTTTCTGGATGTTGGAAATTGAAAGCATTACCAAAGGACCTAAGCTGCTTGGTCTCTTTAAGAAAGCTTCTCATTGATGAGACTGCCATAACTGTGTTACCTGATTCCATCTTCCACCTCACCAAACTGGAAAAGTTGAGTTGCAGTGGTTGCCGTCTTTTGAGAAGGATACCCACCTGCATTGGGAAACTCTGTTCTCTGCGAGAATTATCACTAAACCATACAGCTTTGGATGAATTGCCTGATTCTATTGGATCTTTGCAGAATCTTGAGAAACTTGGTTTGGTTGGGTGTAAGTCCCTCTCTATTATTCCAGATTCTGTTGGGACACTAATTTCATTGACACACTTGTTTTTGGATGTCAGTGGAATCAAAGAGTTGCCTGATTCTATTGGTTCTTTATCATATCTAAGGCAATTGTCTGTTAGTGGCTGCACTTCTCTTGGTGAATTGCCTATGTCAATAAAGGCTTTAGTCTCTCTTGTTGAGCTTCATTTAGATAAGACACCAATTACTATTTTGCCAGAACATATAGGGGCCATGAAAATGCTACAAAAGCTTGGGATGGCGAATTGTAAAGATCTCAAGTTTCTACCTGCATCGATTGGAGACATGTCGGCCCTTACTACCTTGGACATGTATAACACTAATATTACTGAATTGCCAGAGTCAATTGGAATGTTGGAAAATCTTATTCATTTAAGGCTAGACATGTGCAAAGAGCTCAAAAGGCTTCCAAAATCCTTGGGAAATTTGAAATCTCTATGCTGGTTACGGATGAAGGAAACAGCAGTTACACAGCTACCTGATAGCTTTGGGATGCTTTCAAGATTGGTAAAATTAGACATGGAAAGAAGGTATTACCTCAATATGGTTGGAGACAAGAATACCGAAGAACCCAATTCAGTTGGAATCTTAAGAGGTTTTTGTAAACTAACTTTGTTGCAAGAGCTAAATGCACATGGATGGAGAATAGCTGGAAAAATCCCAGATGACTTTGAAAAGTTGTCATCACTAGAAACTCTAAATTTATGCCAGAATAATATTATCAGCCTTCCAGCCAGCATGAGAGGCCTTTCCTGTCTAAAAAAGCTTTTGTTGTCAAATTGCACTCAGCTCATTTTTCTGCCATCTCTTCCCTCTAGCTTAGTAGAGGTCGATGTTGCGAACTGTATTGCATTAGAGCGCATATCTGATATTTCAAACTTAGATAACATAGAGGAGTTGAACCTTACAAATTGTGAAAAGCTGGAAGACATACCAGGTATTGAGCACTTAAAGTCCTTGAGAAGATTGTACATGAGTGGATGCATTGGATGCTCCCATGCTGTGATGAGAAGATTTTCCAAGGTTTGTATggttatttcttctcttaatcaGATCTCTAATTTCCaccaagttaaaaaaaaaaaaaatgtttatgcCGCCTTATGTTTGCAAGGTATTGAATGAATATGGTACTTTCCTTGTTTTGGAATTAAGAGAAGGATAATTAATAAGGAGTTTAGACCGATAAATCATTACTCATATATTCTTCCAACCTGACCTTTCCAACTTCATGTTTAATACcaagtttatgttttcttttgtaATAACTTTTGTCACAGGCTCTGCTTAAAAATTTACGGATTTTGATTATGCCTGGAAGCAAAGATATTCCAGATTGGATTTCAGGAGAATCAATTATCTTTTCCAAGAGAACAAACCGTGAGCTTAAGGGTATTATTTGTGCCGGTGTACTCTCTTTCGACGGTATACCTGAAAACCAAAGAGATGCCTTGCAGTTAGTGGATGTTCAGGCAAAAGTCTTCAATTTGACTGATAATGTATATAGCACTACGTTTCGCCTGTTAGGTGTACCTAGGACAAATGAAGACCACATCTTCTTGCACAGATTTGGAGCTCATACTTCATTGGTTCACCAGTTGAAAGATAAATACACCTTGCATTTGACAAAGCGGAATGCACCCTTTGTTCAGGAATTGAAGCTGAAGAACTGCGGAATTCATTTGGTCTTCGAAGGTGATGATGACTATGAAGGAGATGAAGATTCGCTAGATGAAAGCCAATATTCGGTGTCACAAAAATTAGCCAAGTTCTTCAACTCTTGTTATTGCCCGAGATCGCCTTTGCATGTGAATACAAGTACGTCAAATGAACCACTTGAGATCGGGAGGAGTATAACAAGAAGCACAGTTCCAGACCCATGGCTTCGTTCCATCTTTTTTAGTGCGATATTTTTGTGTGCTTTGAGCTATTTATACTTCAGATACCTCAATTTTTGAAGAATGTTGAAGAATTCTTTCCAATTTTGATCTGCTGATGGCATATCTTCTCAAGTTTTTTGAACCCTAGCTgtattgacttgaaaagaaaaGCAAAACCTAAACATTAAACACGTATATGTGAGTTACATTCTTTGTCAATGATACAATACAACCCATGTCCAGATATGTAAAAAAcactaaaagaaaagaaaaatattgaacACTTGGCATTTGAAAAATGATACTATATCCAGATATGTCAAAAACACAATGAAAAATATTGAACACTTCGTAAATGAAAATtgattcacttttctttttctaGGGGGGAAAAATATGGACGTGAGTAACTAAAATAGTGGAATATACATCTGTAACAACCCTAAAAGATCTGCTCTACTTACCCCCAAGCTAGGGAGACAGAGAGCACAAAATATACCTAAATGAAACCACTCAATATTTAATATGGTACATGGTGATGTTACAAATCTCCTAGGCTGCCTCTCAATGAAAAAGCAAAACTACGGTCAATGTACAAACATCTTCCTCCAAGTTTCTTTGTTGTCTGATTACTTATGTCCAATCTTTGGCCGAGATTTCATGCTAGCACGTCTTGCAACATCCCATGCCTTTGTTGGAGCAAATACACCAAGTTGTGCGGCAAAAAATGACTCGTAACCAGGTGAGTCGAAAGCAAACCCAGTGTGCTTTGATATCTCACGTGGGAGTTGAGATATGGCATGGCTCCTGGCCTCAGCTGGTGTAAGGTTGTTCCCTATTTCTAACAGGTGTGCCCTGCTGGTATCAGTATCATCATGTCTATGCATCTCTTGAATAATCTGATAATCATATGGGAAGAACCATCTCTGAACCCTGTAACAatatgaaaaggaaaaaaagtaaataaagggGAAACCCCAAAAAATAGGTGACAGGATAGACATAGAAACCACTGGGATATAGTAATATAGTTATATGAATAATTTCAGTTGTCGGCTTCCTTCTTAGTCCATTCATACCATAGATGCAAGTGCCCATTAATGAAAAAAggacaaaaagaaaaaacaaaagaaaataaaaaaggttaTGTTGTGAAGGTGCTTAATTTTTTACTGCATGATTATCATTAAAGCAAATGCAGCAGAGACTATCACGAATTAAACATCCATAGTAAAATGTATATCGTTCTTGAAAGTGGAAATTGGTAATAACATCGATATTTTGATTAAAGGTCTCTTTTTTGTGACTATCAATGTTTGTAATGCTTCACGCCAAAGTGATGCAACCTTATGTAAATTAGTCATGCATCCCCAATGGAGGAATGATATCTCCCACAAATAGCATGCATAGACAAGATATGAACTGAGTGTTCTTCAAATCAGACGTTACCCTTGGTAAATAAAGTCACAGAAAAGTGCAGCAACAGGAACAAGTAGTAGTGTGAGGTAGAAACATAATGTACTCATCAAGACATATATGACAAAATACATATTCTCCTGCAATTGGAATAAAGCTTGAGTTAGCCATGTTTCTAACGGGGAATAATTAGATTACCAGCTTCTGAATGCAGAGAAAAACTCACCTGTCGATCATAAGGAGTGCTGATCccagaatataaaaaaataaaaataaaccatGCTAAAATACTTCCACCAACACTAATATAGTGCCATCTTGTAATTGAATTACAAATCATGAGAAGTCGCAAGTTGACAGTTACTACAACACATGTGAAGGCCATTGTACTGACATCCCAGAGTCCAAATGTTTTGCCTGCTGAATTTTTACCACTTAAACTTGATGAACTCACAAAGTAATAGAATATTAGAGACTGGTAGAGAGAAAAAAAGGCCCATATAGCCACAACTCTCCACTTAAAAAACACATTTCTTATTCCCTCCATGTATAGTTCAGGATACTTCTTGGACAGAGAAGCGCTGACATCCTGACAAAGGTACAAGTAaataatcaaagcatgaaattacaGGTTTAGGCAATGGGAACAAGCAAATGGTGTGTATTTCTACACTAAACAGTGCTACTAAAATTCTATTACTGAAAGTTAAGTTGTTATCAGAAGTAACGAGGGAGATAATATGCAACCTTGTCAAATAGTCCAACAATGATCACAGGCAGTGCTGTGAATATGACATTATATAATGACTGAAACCAATCATCATAGAATCTCTGGCCAGAAAACCCAGCTTGAAATGTAAACCAAAATTGGGTTAGAGTGAATGTGAGATTCTTGTAAAAGAAGTATGTCACCACCTGAAACAACCAAATTAACGGGTGTTACAAACACTGAAACAGGGAGAAAAAAGTCACACAAACAACTGTATAATTAGCAAAAATATAACACCTTGCATATTCGAAGATATGACCACCGGCCATGAACAAGAAGCAAGTCGGCAAGATATCGAAACTGGGCAATAGCAAAATCACTGGCCATCACAGCTTGCATCCCCTCCAAGCCACTTATGCCAACACCAACATGAGCAGCTTGAATCATGCTAACATCATTGGCCCCATCACCAATACTAAGTGTTATTTTCTGAGCACCTTTCTTGACCAAACTAGTGACCTGTAAAGCACCGTAATTGAAATCCAAACACCACCAATCCTACTGAGGCAAGTTACCCCCAACCAGTTCCTCATAACTAGACCCAAATTTACTGATCCAAAATAAGGATTGCAAAATGACTTTAATTGCCTTCAGGCATAAGTTTACCTGTGCTTTCTGTAGAGGAGATACTCGGCAGCACACAACAGCATGACAATTCAAACTCAAATTCAGCAGCATGACTCTCAAACTTGGATCCAGTGCATACATTAGACATTTTCCATCAATAACAAGTGCTAATTTAGGACCAGAGAGAGAGCTAAAGTAGCTTTGGGCCTCCTCAAGGCAGCTCTTCAGTTCTTTTTTAACTTCTTCTTTCATAAACCGTGCGATTTCTATTTGGTCCCCCTAGAAAAGGTTACAAAGCAATTAACTAAAACGGTAtaaaattctaaatcaaaaatattaaaagttatgcaTTTAAACATAAAGTTACAGGTGAGGCTTACCCTTTCTTCAACCTCTCTAATTGCATCAGTTTCAGAGCTGATAATGAATTGCTTCATCTCATTGTTTATTAAATTGCATGCTGTAGCCAAACAGTGGAAAGAAAATATTAAGGTAATAGCtactatattttatttattggcCACAGAAATATCAAGCAGACTAACCATAGCCAATATTAATAGCTGTTTCAATCTTGTCCCCTGTAAGTACCCATATTTTAATGCCAGCTCTTTTAAGAGTCTCTATGCAAGCTGGTACTCCTTCTTGGAGCTTGTCTTCTATGGCAGTACTACCAATCAAGATGAGATCATGCTCTATAAGTTCTGCCACCTGTATTAATTTCTCAGGCATCAAAATGAACACAATAATTACACGTACAAAACTATGCATGAATTTGGAACTTATGCACTAGTGAATTTGGAACTATACAAGAAAGGATATCattcaaataaaaagttttaagtttcaaataaaaagttatatcataCAGCTAAAACCAGGGGAAAAAAGGATGGGGAAGGAGATGCaagttgagagagagagagagagagagagagagagagagagagagagagagagattcacAAGTTCCTTGAGGAAGCAAATGCACATTTGGACTCGACGGAACAACACTGATAAAAAGGGGGTGCATGCACTTGACCAAACTTAGCTAGAGAT
Encoded here:
- the LOC112750134 gene encoding uncharacterized protein, giving the protein MSPESDITMPSPASFRLRWDVFLSFRGSDTREAFTEDLHGALEAAGVRAFIDNEGLQRGDSISPSLVEAIADSAAAIVILSPDYASSHWCLEELAKICECGWKLVLPVFYRVDPSHVRKQKGPFEKAFRLHEESERFRNKVASWRSAMNKVGGIAGWVFGDHNSNKDQLIRVLVQTVLKQMRNTPLTVAQYTVGLDDRVAELRKLVDVRSSDVKVIGLYGMGGVGKTTLAKGLFNSLVDHFDRRSFISNVREVANNEDGMVSLQERILGDLSPGTENPINDVNAGISAIKRIVEENRVLVFLDDVDDVKQLDSLIGKREWFSKGSCVVITTRDRAVLQERYVNVKYEVKELKVSQALELFCYHSMRRKVPADGFLNLSEQIVSLTGGLPLALEVFGSFLFDKRTINEWKDTVLKLKDIRPDKLQGALKISFDALDEQDKCVFLDIACLFVQMEMKRDDVVDILNGCGFRGEIAITVLTTKCLIKIIKDGVVWMHDQVRDMGRQIVQNQSILDCGSRSRLWDRHEILGVLKNKKGTRKVEGIVLDCVKRSLAKPRDRTAEEITWDNFRQMPGYKTASAYMKAKYKKYVEHRGEKAKKFTLDTKDFQPMVSLRLLQINYSILEGQGKFLPQGVKWLQWKQCPLKNMSSSYYPLELAVLDLSESKIETLWGKHHNKVAECLMVLNLSSCHHLVAIPDLTGYHCLKKIILENCTALTRIHESVGNLSTLVHLNLGACHNLVELPSDVSGLKHLEDLILSGCWKLKALPKDLSCLVSLRKLLIDETAITVLPDSIFHLTKLEKLSCSGCRLLRRIPTCIGKLCSLRELSLNHTALDELPDSIGSLQNLEKLGLVGCKSLSIIPDSVGTLISLTHLFLDVSGIKELPDSIGSLSYLRQLSVSGCTSLGELPMSIKALVSLVELHLDKTPITILPEHIGAMKMLQKLGMANCKDLKFLPASIGDMSALTTLDMYNTNITELPESIGMLENLIHLRLDMCKELKRLPKSLGNLKSLCWLRMKETAVTQLPDSFGMLSRLVKLDMERRYYLNMVGDKNTEEPNSVGILRGFCKLTLLQELNAHGWRIAGKIPDDFEKLSSLETLNLCQNNIISLPASMRGLSCLKKLLLSNCTQLIFLPSLPSSLVEVDVANCIALERISDISNLDNIEELNLTNCEKLEDIPGIEHLKSLRRLYMSGCIGCSHAVMRRFSKALLKNLRILIMPGSKDIPDWISGESIIFSKRTNRELKGIICAGVLSFDGIPENQRDALQLVDVQAKVFNLTDNVYSTTFRLLGVPRTNEDHIFLHRFGAHTSLVHQLKDKYTLHLTKRNAPFVQELKLKNCGIHLVFEGDDDYEGDEDSLDESQYSVSQKLAKFFNSCYCPRSPLHVNTSTSNEPLEIGRSITRSTVPDPWLRSIFFSAIFLCALSYLYFRYLNF
- the LOC112750136 gene encoding phospholipid-transporting ATPase 3 isoform X2; its protein translation is MSINNNMIDVLQDQKWVSIPWKKLQVGDVIKVKQDGFFPADLLFLASTNADGVCYIETANLDGETNLKIRKALEKTWDYLTPEKASEFKAEVQCEQPNNSLYTFTGNLILQNQTLPVSPNQLLLRGCSLRNTEYIVGVVIFTGHETKVMMNAMNVPSKRSTLERKLDKLILTLFATLFVMCFIGAVGSAVFVNKKYFYLHLESSEEGGAQFDPRNRFLVFLLTMFTLITLYSTIIPISLYVSIEMIKFIQSTQFINKDLHMYHLETNTPALARTSNLNEELGQVEYIFSDKTGTLTRNLMEFFKCSIGGEVYGTGVTEIERGIAERSGKKIEENISSNAVREKGFNFDDPRLMRGAWRNEPNPDNCKEFFRCLAICHTVLPEGDESPEKIKYQAASPDEAALVIAAKNFGFFFYRRTPTMIYVRESHVEKMGKIQDVPYEILNVLEFNSTRKRQSVVCRYPDGRLVLYCKGADTVIYERLADGNNDIKKVTREHLEQFGSSGLRTLCLAYKELHPDVYESWNEKFIQAKSSLRDRERKLDEVAELIEHDLILIGSTAIEDKLQEGVPACIETLKRAGIKIWVLTGDKIETAINIGYACNLINNEMKQFIISSETDAIREVEERGDQIEIARFMKEEVKKELKSCLEEAQSYFSSLSGPKLALVIDGKCLMYALDPSLRVMLLNLSLNCHAVVCCRVSPLQKAQVTSLVKKGAQKITLSIGDGANDVSMIQAAHVGVGISGLEGMQAVMASDFAIAQFRYLADLLLVHGRWSYLRICKVVTYFFYKNLTFTLTQFWFTFQAGFSGQRFYDDWFQSLYNVIFTALPVIIVGLFDKDVSASLSKKYPELYMEGIRNVFFKWRVVAIWAFFSLYQSLIFYYFVSSSSLSGKNSAGKTFGLWDVSTMAFTCVVVTVNLRLLMICNSITRWHYISVGGSILAWFIFIFLYSGISTPYDRQENMYFVIYVLMSTLCFYLTLLLVPVAALFCDFIYQGVQRWFFPYDYQIIQEMHRHDDTDTSRAHLLEIGNNLTPAEARSHAISQLPREISKHTGFAFDSPGYESFFAAQLGVFAPTKAWDVARRASMKSRPKIGHK